ACTTAACTGTTACAGAAAGTAAAAAGTTTACACATGATGATGGAAGCTTCCACTACCAAAAACACAAAATTTACTTATATAAAGAAGATTTCACTGATTTTCAAGAAATGTTAGGTAAAGCAACTGATTATATTTTAAACGAAAAAGGTAGCGAAGTAATTAGTGAACGTCATCAAAAAGATTTTAAAAAGGAAGAAGAAACCGAAATTACTGATGAAATTAAATCAACTGAAAGTTTTACAGATGTTTCTTTTGACGATATATAACACTAACCATAGACTGGTTTTGTAGAATATTTTCTATATAAAACAGAAAAATTTTACTTAAAAGAATTTTAATTCAAATTAATTTTACTCAAAAAGAACCATAAGTTTTATATTTATGGTTCTTTTTTTTAATGCTAGTTGGCTTTAATTACCCTGTCAAACCTATGAAATTTCATAAAGAAAAAATTGATAAATTAATAACACTTGAAAAAGAGAATAATTTAGTGAATCATATTTTGACAAGTTTATTCAATAAAGGAAAAACTATAGCTAAAAAAAACACGAACGAATATATTATATGGACAAGTAATTATTGGGTTGGATTTTTTTATCCAATTTTTAAGATAAACTTCGATAAAGACGGAGAAATAACAAATATTAAATCTGAATTAAGCTTGAATGGGAAATTATGGAGAGTAATTTTGAGTAGTTTACTTATATTATTTTTTGTTTTTTTTCTAATAATTCCAATAATTGAAAATTTCAAAAACTTTGATTTTTCAATGCTAATAATTCTCGGAGTATTTAGTCTTTTAGCTTTTGGTTTTATTTGGGTCTTTAAAAAATTTTATGAGAATGAAACAAAAAACTTATTAAATGAATTAAAAATACTTGTTGGATTAGACTCAAAAGAAACTATTGAAGAAAAAGAGAATAAAAAAAGTGAGTGGACTTTGAAAAGAATACTTTTGAGAGTTTTTATTTATCCATTTGCTTTATTTATAATTTTCATATCTTGTTATGGTATTTACAAAGGCACTTTTTTTAGAGGATTTTTTGGAGTTCTAATAGCTGTTGCTTTTTTGTATACTGATATTAAAATAATTTGGAAAAAAAGAAAAACTAAAGCTAAGAACATACAAAATTAATTGCTTTGTTTTAGATAACTTACAAAATCCAACGCAACAAAGCATTTATCAACATTTTTACAATACTTTTTTCATCGTCTTACTTTTAGCAATGGTTTCTTCCCATTCCTTTTTAGCATTACTCTCTTTTGTAATACCACCACCAACATAAATAGAAGCTGTTTTCTCTTCAATATTCATACATCTTAAATTTACAAAGAGTGATGAATTTTTATTTTCAAGATTTAATTCACCTAAAAAACCTGTATAAAAGCTTCTACTATAGTTTTCATTTTGGTTGATAAACCTTTTTGCTTGTTCCCTTGGTAAGCCACAAACTGCAGGCGTTGGATGTAATTTTCTTATCAACTCTTTTAAGTTCGATTTTTTATTTAAATTACCCTCTACCCTACTTCTTAAATGCAATAAGTTTCCTGCTTTTACAGTTTCTGTTTTATCAATTTTTAAATTACTTGATATTGGTTCTAATTGATTTTGAATAAAATCTGTAACTAATTGTTGTTCTTCTAACTCTTTCGATTT
The window above is part of the Polaribacter sp. SA4-12 genome. Proteins encoded here:
- a CDS encoding PUR family DNA/RNA-binding protein gives rise to the protein MAERAERIEQEEIFSQVLRAGRRTYFFDVRATKADDYYLTVTESKKFTHDDGSFHYQKHKIYLYKEDFTDFQEMLGKATDYILNEKGSEVISERHQKDFKKEEETEITDEIKSTESFTDVSFDDI